GGCCGGTGACGCTGACCAACGTGCCGCGGCTGCGCGACATCCGCACCACGCTGGAACTGCTCCGGCGCCTGGGCGCCCACCTGACCCAGGACGCGGATGGGGTGGTGCGGGCCGAACCGCGCCGGCTTACCAGCTTCGCCGCCCCCTATGAGTTGGTGAAGACGATGCGCGCCTCGATCCTGGTGCTCGGGCCCCTGGTCGCCCGCTACGGTCAGGCGGACGTGTCCCTGCCCGGCGGCTGCGCCATCGGCGCCCGGCCGGTCAATCTGCATATCGACGGACTCAAGGCGATGGGCGCCGAGATCACGGTGGAGGGCGGTTACATCCGTGCCCGTGCCGACCGGCTTCACGGTGCCCGGCTGATGTTGGAGACGGTCACCGTCACCGGCACCGAGAACCTCCTGATGGCCGCCGTCCTGGCCCGGGGCGAGACGCTGATCGAGAACGCCGCCCGGGAGCCCGAGGTGGCGGACCTGGCGGACTTCCTGAACGCCCTGGGCGCCCGCATCGAGGGTGCCGGCACCGACCGCATCCAGATCCAGGGCGTCGATCGGCTGGGCGGGGCCGAGTTCGCCGTCATGCCGGACCGCATCGAGACCGGGACCTTCCTGGTCGCCGCCGCCATCACCGGCGGGCGGGTGCGGGTCCTGCAGACGCGTCCGGACTGCCTGGAGGCCG
The DNA window shown above is from Candidatus Thiodictyon syntrophicum and carries:
- the murA gene encoding UDP-N-acetylglucosamine 1-carboxyvinyltransferase, which gives rise to MDKLLITGGTPLHGEVRASGAKNAALPILAATLLAEGPVTLTNVPRLRDIRTTLELLRRLGAHLTQDADGVVRAEPRRLTSFAAPYELVKTMRASILVLGPLVARYGQADVSLPGGCAIGARPVNLHIDGLKAMGAEITVEGGYIRARADRLHGARLMLETVTVTGTENLLMAAVLARGETLIENAAREPEVADLADFLNALGARIEGAGTDRIQIQGVDRLGGAEFAVMPDRIETGTFLVAAAITGGRVRVLQTRPDCLEAVLQKLKECGAHVETGPDWIEADMRGQRPRAVDIHTAPHPAFPTDMQAQFCALNSIADGVGVVAETVFENRFMHVPELQRMGADIRIDGHLAICRGVPGLTAAPVMATDLRASAGLVLAGLAAAGETLVDRIYHLDRGYDNIEAKLAGLGAVIRRTAGGAGGDASPS